aatgggtgtgctccagctgacttccaacCCCTAAAAATGATCTGCCTGGCAATCATAATACTAGTTAGGACCcagtttttatgtgctttttttccaAATTAACGACCGCCCTATCTCTTAAAAtacagtctggggcaaaataaaatttgagaccccaatacctcacacataaaactctgaatcctCTACCAAAAATCTTGAATAaggtgaacccttgcatctctagatgtagacttgatcttttttagaatcctagcccacactacctcctccaataccaagttcagatatttctcccataatctcttgagagaagctgAAGCTCCAtcacccagactctgaattagcagggagtaatcactgatgcctcatgaccttttcctaaagcagtaatcacctctcccagagtatctgctgttTTAGGAGGGtgtaaactactcccaaaaacagtacagagctgGTGGCCCAGCTGTAAATTCTTATAGAActtagatctgggaatcccaaaaagtTTAACCAAATTTTGAAAGGATCTAAACACTCCagtctcatataggtcaccgagtgtagtaacccctctCACAATTCACTCTGACCAACAAAATGGGGACTTGTTGATAAttgttgatacataatttggggtaaCCAACTTgtgctacagaattaaatttccaTCGCAGTAATTgatcaacatattacagcaaCAACTTTCggcagcatcacagacatgcttgCCAGTTGCCGCTGGATTTCTCCCACCGCACCGTCCAAACGAGTCCATGGTCTACCGGCCAGTCCGAGACaccagcttgagcacataagtgtttataaatatctccagagcccgaggactTCGAATTCTTtcccatgttgacttcaaagaactgatatgtagcagggtgtatcgaatctcaccggtttatgacatagaagtaattaaaaactagcaaagtgcgcagaccTCACCGTTAACACATCCAGCTACCACCGTATCTCAAGCTAACAAGATGTGCTActcctgtttttacatcatttattaaggtggtagttcattctgatggggtatcttaagctgacaggatgtgcttcccctgtttttacatcatttattaaggtggtatttcattctgatggggtatcttaagctgacaggatgtgctacccctgtttttacatcatttattaaggtggtagttcattctgatggggtatctcaAGCTAACaagatgtgctacccctgtttttacatcattaattAAGTCAGTAGTTCACTATGATGGtatctcaagctgacaggatgtgctacccctgtttttacgTCATTTATTAAggtggtagttcattctgatggggtatctcaAGCTAACaagatgtgctacccctgtttttacatcattaattAAGTCAGTAGTTCACTATGATGGtatctcaagctgacaggatgtgctacccctgtttttacatcatttatttaataatccatccatccatccatcttcataTGGTTTTTAATATAAACTTAGCTCATTCTGAGAAAGAAGCACATTGTGTCACACATTGACAATATGACAGCTTGAACTACCGGTAGCACATACTTAGCGGGTAGGacagattgtcagaacaccgGCCGCGAAACGAGCATAATGGACCGCGATAAACTGAAAttagccaccgcgttatgcagaacgagaCAACTTTTGGGCATGTTTCTATGTAAAACCCCGGCCCGATTTATCTTAACAGTCCACCCCTGTATTGGGCGTGTCATTAAGTGAGTGTCCCTTGTCGTCCTTGACGAATTCACAATTCACACaagccctgtaaaatctcacaagaGGACCATCGCTGGTATattttgtttggatttttttGTAAACTACCCTGTCAACCTTTGCTCCGCTCGTCCGCTAACTGTAGGCAAAATGGAAAGGACGTCGTCATCACAAATTTTAACTGTGAGTAGTCTACGCTAAAGATCATATGAAACTTCCAACAGTACAGTCGGCAGACAGGCGCTATAATTACACACGCGATGTTTGTCATTTTAAACCCTACTGTTGCGTGCAACTCTGTTTTGAAATGAAGTACAACATGAACATGGTAAAGAGTTTACATTATTCAGCTGTACAACTGAAGGGCATGACTGTATATGGGAGgccggggcaagttgtcacataaGGAAGTCGTCAAAGGGTATCTTCTTAGGTATACCttagtaactataaggtttaaaattaaatataaggaGTCAAGTGAATAAACGTTTAATTCTTGGGGCTATGTTGGTTCCAAACACCTActtcttaataataaaaaagtaaacaaatatataaattatggGCTGTTATCCAGAAATGTCAGATTTGGCACGTTGTCAGGTGTTTTATTGGTTGTGTAAATgtttgatttaaaacatttaatgcatTCATTAGTTATAGTTTCTgttgtccatttatatatatatatatatatatatatatatatatatatatatatatatatatatatatatatatatatattattctgacCCAATTTGAATTTTatggattgttttttgttttgtttttatacatttattttatgtacatttatttatataattttaagaatgaaaaagttttttgtttctttagCTAATTGTTATATGTATATTTGAAGGCTATATTaagtttctatttttattgtttcattaatagttttataattttactgtttaaatttagctgaaagtctttaaaagtattttaaatatattttaaatgcagtaatatgttgtgaaaatgcttttttttttttgcctttggccaaaattttgtttcacaaaaaataaataaaattataaaagtcAATAAACTGCAAGACAGGTTCCAATTGTGATAACTTAGCCCAAATGACTAATCCCACcctgaaaatatatttattgttctaatattaaataattagttTTAAAAACTGCAGCCCTGACAGAGAGGACTTTCGTGTCCTCTGTGTTTACATGTAGAATATTGTGAAATGTAGAGAACAGGGGGACAAGAAACTGTTGAGGGATGGATCATATTTGTGGGAGTAGATTTTAAGTTCAGACTTCAAcctaaatattatgtctttatctTTGTATTATTTTCCAGAATTCCAGAACTTGATACATTCTGGAGATGATAATGTTGCACATTCAAGTTGGGATCTGCTATAGACTTGGTTCCAGTGAAAATGAGATTGCTGAGACGGTTTATGTGTTTCCTTCTGTTGGGGACAGTGTTCATCTTATTCTTCATAAAAGTTTTCTTGGATGATGATGGGAGAGATGGCACTTTTTACTTGCACATGGCCTCATCACCTGCATTCCCCACTAGCATGATGTCCACTGAACATTGGATGAGTGGGAACAAGAGATATAAATTTATCTGGAACACTGTTTTGAAGGAGCCACCTGACTTGAACTTCAGTTCAGACCAGTCCAAAAAGTTAAGCTTGTCCAATCCAAATCAGATGCCCATCACAGCTTTTTTTAAATACCCCTTAGAGGATCAGGGACCCTACAAAGTAAAGCTCAGCCCCTCACAATCTTTCCCCGCACACCTCAAACTGCGCCAAGCAAACCGTAGACGTATTATAAGAGAGATTTGCTTGGCCAATAGTAGCCTAAATTTCCCTGGGAAATTTAAGACTTTTGACCAGATTCCAAAACAAGCCCTGGATCATCTCATTGTGGATGATCGGCATGGTGTGATTTACTGTTTTGTGCCCAAGGTTGCATGTACCAACTGGAAACGAATCATGATTGTGCTCAGCCAAAACCTCAAAACATCTGATGGAGCTTCATATCGTGATCCTCTTACCATAACAGCAGAATTCAGCCACAGTCCTACACATCATCTGACTTTTAACAAGTTTCAGAGACGCTTTGGTCGTGCCTCACGACATTTAATGCTGCAAAAGCTGAAGAACTACACAAAATTCCTTTTTGTACGGGATCCTATTGTACGACTCATGTCTGCCTTCCGGAACAAGTTTGCTCAGCCAAATGAGGATTTCTATAAACAGTTTGGCACCATAATGCTTCAGCAGTATGCTAATCTTTCAACACCCCCAGGATCTGCTCAAGAAGCCTTTGCCGCAGGTATCCGACCCTCATTTCTGAACTTTGTGAAGTACCTGTTAGATGCTGACACTGAGAAGAAGGAACCATTCAATGAGCATTGGCAGCAGGTTTACAGACTCTGCCATCCTTGCCAAATTGAATATGACTTTGTTGGGAAGCTGGAAACTCTTGATGAGGATGCAGAACATTTGTTGAAGATACTTGGGATTGATAATCAGATTAAATTTCCCCCAGGGTTCCGCAATAGGACATCAGCAAACTGGGAACAAGAATGGTTTGCGAACATTTCTTTAGATGATAGGAGAAAACTTTACAAACTCTATGAACCTGACTTCAAGTTATTTGGATATGACAAACCTGAAACTCTTTTGTGTAAACCAGGGTTAAACACCAATGATAAAACTACAAATTGCTCTAATGTTTCTTAAATATTTACTGGATCTCATCTATCACAAAGCAACAATAATCTCACCCGGGGTAACTAAAAATGAACCCCTTGCAGTAGTTCTAAAACTCTAAATGAATTTAGACCTGTTGCTCTCACTtcaattttaatgaaaaattttgAAAAATTGATAAGGTCACATATTTTAAGGATAACTGAACATGCATTGGATACCATGCAATTTGCCTACAGGCCACGCAGGGGTGTAGAAGATGCCACTCTCACTCTGCTTCATTTGCTCCTCAAACATCTTGAGGGAAGTAGGTCCCATGCACAAAttctttttattgatttttcatctgCTTTTAATACAATTCAACCGTATATTTTAGCCAACCGTCTTATTGAGCAATTCGATTTTTGTCCTAATCTTGTTGGTtggattttggatttttttaacaaacagGACACAGAGAGTAAAGGTGAATGGAGCTCTGTCTGGTCAGCTTTGCTCTTCAACAGGTTCACCACAGGGGTGTGTACTTTCACCCCTTCTGTTCATTTTATATACAAACATGTGTCAGAGCAAATATGTAAATAGGACCATTATTAAATATGCGGACGACTCCGTCATAGTAAGTCTGCTCCATAAAAATTATAGAAGCCATGGTCCAATAATTGAAGACTTTGTCCAATGGTGTGAGGAGTCGCACCTTCAATTGAACATATCCAAAACGAAGGATATGTACATTAATTTTGGAAAAACTCCAGGATTTGAGGCAACTAGTGGATCAAGTACAATCCTATATATACCTAGGGACAATTATTGactctaaattacattttcaggAGAATTGTGGGGCTGTCTGTAAAAAAGGACAACAATGTCTATACTGTTTGAgaaaattttaacattttaatagaCAAGACTTTGATGACATTATTTTATCATGCTTTTATTGAAACCATCATATCTTTCTCCCTAGTGGCATGGTTTGGTTGTGTCTCAGTCAAGCACAAGAATCGCTTAAACCAAATTGTAAAATGGTCAAATAAGCTGACTGGGGagccccagctgcaccccgcatccCTGTATGCTAAACAGTTACAGCGGCTAGCTATGGCTATCAAAAAAGATAGCCTACATCCTCTGAATAGGGAATTCCAGTATCTCCCCTCTGGACGGAGGTTAAAAGTTCCTGGTTACAGAAACACAAGGTTTAAAAACAGTTTTGTACCAGCAGCAATCACTCTGTTAAACAAAcggtaaaattatttgcacaaaacgCAATCTGGTCATGTACTGTTTTCtgttcctccttttttttttacctgtttttatatgttttaatgttttgtatgTTGCATGCTATGTTGTGGTCAACAAAGTTGTAAGGATGTCCTGACTCTCAGACTGTAAAACTAGTTTACCTACGGGTACCAATAAAGTAACCTAACcccttttcataaaataaattgtcatatttaaaaTTAAGCTGAACTCAAAACATAACTATAACCccaattacttttaaatgttagttaataaaaaaccCAAACAGTCCCCGAAACCTATACATATCTACCTCATTAATTATGCAAACacaacagccaatagcaagtcCTCAAACAGATACATCAACATGCGTTTCAGGACATTCCTGGAAAGGACAGTAATTCTATGTAGTTTTAACACCTGCCATTTGATTAAATTTGGTAAATGTTCCATTTTGCCCCTGGCacaaagaaaagtgaaaaaatccaGAAGTCTGATTGGTCCATCTAATCACTGATCAGCATTAGACAAAGTaagataataaacaaatattgctttgtgTCCTATTATTGGGGATGAGGAAATTACTTCAGCCCTTACCTCTTCAAGTCGCACAATGTCGATTGTGATATGctgcattaaatattttataaaaacacagagCATACTGTACTTGTGTAACGTTGTTGAATGCAGgcacaaacaacaaaagacagaTTGAGACTGAtttaatagataaataaataggaGGAATCCATGCATAAGATCCCGCAGCTGAACCAATTCAGTGTTTCAGTAGTATCATCATCAGTGGCTTAACAGACAGCATTTCATTTGGTTGAGTGTTTGTGTAAACTGAAAATAATCACAAGCTCATAGCCAGTCTCTCTCTGTGGAAGCAGATTTAAATCTTTTTAGTCTGTTTTCGTCAACATTCAAACTGTGTAAGGGGACAGTTTTTGactaatatttatttagataaaTAACTAATTACTGTGATCTTGGAAGCTGGTCTGGTATAAATTGGGTGTACAACACACTCTGCACACTGCCTActtaatgttgttgtgatgaTGTCACAACCAGACTGTTTGAGGGTCCCCCACTTCAAAACTGGTTCTGGCGCGGTGACTGCTGCACATGTAAATTTTGGATCACTCTTATATTTTAAGGATTGTGCTTTGTGCAatctcaaaataatgttttaatgatcatttttaaattaatacgtcTTCAGCGTTAGTAACCTCTTGCTATAAGACATCCGAGTTATAAGACAGACAAATAAAGAGTTTGTTCTCAGTTAATATGATAATAGGATGTTGAAATGCAAATGAATTATGcggttatatatatgtatataaaaagaaATCCTTAAAATTCCAATTAGGTcagaataatattatttaataataattaatgctcGTTACTATATTCCTTCTTAACGAATAAAGAGATGAAAAGGTCTCTACACAAAAAGTTCAGTCACTCCCTCTTTCTCCATTTCTCTTTAGTTCAGTCAGACTGGGACTGGACTGTTTGAAAGGTCAAGGGCAAATTCACAGCTGAATCAACCCTGGCCTACACTTATGACAGCTAGAAAGGTTCTGTGACAGGTTCTTTTAAAGTTGTCTACTCAAAGATGAGCAGTGATGTTTTAGAATAAAGGTCACTACTAATGGCCCACGAGCACTGGATGCAAGTACATAACCTTCCTTTCTGTGACCCTTGTTAATGCTGACTTATGTCTATTATTTCTTTTAGTTCATCACATTCTTTCACCCCCTCAAGAGGGACTCTGCATGTTGCGAAGAATGTAGTTCTAAGATTAGCCAAAAACAGATGCACGTCATACTGGTTACAGAGTTATGTTTTGGTTTCATCAAGTACCTTTAGCAAACATAACTAAcactaaacaatttaaaagctTTGCCTAGTGAAATATTgaataatatacaacagttagttccggtcctcgaatctgattggacgagagacgttccatgagcactgatggccTGACACCATTTGCACTTGCACGCTTCATTGTGTGTATTACTCCGCtggtgttcatgccattctaaactaaagtgtaagagcagtgcatatgtgttaagagcgtcagtttgtctttttttttcacattacatattttagccagcaggtggtggcaaaaggtaATTTTTATGTGAAacatgagccagttaggtgatatgaagtgaatccacgtcagctaatgttcacataaaacagctcttacgtgatcgcttgtattacactactaaagctaggaaatagctttaaacggttttaaatgaacaacttcagcattacggctcatcacagatgagagacacaacagactgattaattacacaatggatGCTGTTTAAAGTGGCGGAGGACATtgaggtttctatagtgatcaacacttgcgcaccagctaccgcgaaatagggagaaatacccccgcttggacgctattctaccactgagaaagctgatcttcagaaagctgacagcatctttgCTTGTACGTGGCAACAGGtggttgcacacacacacactctctctctctctctctctctctctctctctctctctctctctctctctcacacactcacacacacacacacacacacacacacatccatccttgtttatccagtaacttgttcaaaacagcacaagcttttatactatttctgaagtgacattttttaattactaatggaggcttatacgcatcatttgttttgagccagcaacggcagattctgatccatcgcgaAAGTAGTTCcttgcacaaatgcgtttttataactgtactcagtttttttttttttttttttaaatatacatgttCTTTGAACTGTTAATTAGATTTTAAAATGTCTGATGGCATTTATGGCAACTGTTTggttatatatttaagcaatatcacacttgcaattgtgctatatggccctgcAGCCAaataacagcagtgctgatgtagggccatatcacactcttgctcatgtgatattgcttaaatatataaccAAACAGTTGCCATAAATGCCATCAGACATTTTAAAATCGAATTAATACAaattcatttaataaaacaattcctTGGTAGGAAAACACGTGGCTCTTTTCAGAGCCTCAATAAAGACTTCCTCTAGACAGCTTTTTGATGTAAAAATGGCCTCTGTCGCTGAAATAATGTATGTTAAAAGGGCTTCAAATAACCTTAATCAAGAAACATTGTTCAGTGCCCTCAACCCCTCAATTAACGTGAAATATCAAAATCATAAtatagatttatttgtatttatttatttgccaatAATGAAGTCAAGGTAAGGGAACTACAGTTGCATCATGGTCACATTGATGGACACATGGGCACATTCAAGTTCATATTCAATGTATActtgtaaaggaatagttcaccccaaaatgaaaattctcaaattactcacccccatgccatcccagatgttgaccctctttcttctgcagaacacaaattcattaATGTCTGTTCTCTTCCAAAACTGACTGGAtgacttctgaatacatggattaaaccacaaaGCCAgcacttttatgctggctttgtgagattcaaagttttggtcaccattcacttgcattgtatgagcagagctgagatacatcttaatttgtgttctacataagaaagaaagtcatacacatcatgaATGCATGAgtttgagttaatgatgagagaattttcattttggggtgaactattcctttaaaggggtcatgacatgggtttttttattgtattattatgttcccttaggtgcaattatagtattaatatatatttttttaagaaaaacttttaaaatctagtgatttatgaccttttcccaccctgtttctcatcctctgattcaaacagtctgttttgggggcgttttcaatttaagacttcagtgttaacgcccactgttatgattggctaacgtcagtgcctatgtatcaattattgacgccccagccagaacaatatgcaagtaaactaagtaaaaacactgtgattattcataatgaatgaaattgcgctttaaaaagtagtttaaagtttaaaatagattacttacagtttgcgtcgatattgagatttgttctcaaaacagtcatccttaaaatgactGGGACGTccataaaaaataaactgcatccatttttccctgacgtctggatctttcggcagcttattcagaggttttgtttgaccacagccaggaacagcacatctgtgtggcatcgtaattttcctgtgcacaagtagtctctgtcagagctcgctgtccatcgactgaacacttgtgaggcgacggcgatactgaaatgagcgtgagttgtcttgcgcttaaagcgtagttatcttgtgctggaggcggtcatatgcaaacgctggtacgccacttctaaccgacatgtcacttctaaccatgaatccagaacgagctgtattttgagcttgattaaataaatgattcgtttagaatggggaggacgtcttaaaatattaaacttgcaggacgttttaatgatacaaagacctcttatataccaaaagatcaaggcaaatttggtttctcatgtcatgacccctttaagatatcAAAACATGCAGTATATCTGAGGCGGCTGAGGatggaggatctaaatgcagctttttaatttaaacaaaagatgaacaaggtaactcagaataaaataaaaacaaaacactgggaatCAGGTACAGAACATGAAAATACATGTaaagactgacaaactaaccaggtgaaacaagggcttaaatacacaagggaaaacaaggaacacctggggaaaccatCAGAGAGaacaaattatgaaataaaataacaaaaggtCTACAATACAAACAGGAAcgtgggaactaaacaagaatttcaacataattgCACAAAAACGGGAATTCATGACAATATCATGTAACTTGCCAATAAAAGCCAAGTGGTACCATTATAACATACCAATGacatttattgtgtttttcaATCTAAAACAGATCTCTTgttatttatttgtgctttttagaGGAAGTAGCAAATGAGCATTCTTGTTAGTCCAACCTAAATAGATTTAGCCTCACTTAAaccatttaaagaaaaaaaacaaccctGATTTCAGGGCAACTAAATGCGCACTGACAGGATCAATACCTCACTCTTAACCTCTTCAACCTTGTGACGTAAGTTTCTCGTGCTTTCCTGCTTATGTGCCAGTAACAGGTagaacaagtgtgtgtgttttgtgtgactGAGCCCTGGCCTCAGAggcccttttctttttttctgggaagcattaatgtgttaattatttCAAAAATAGCCAGCAGAAACCCTTAGCTAGAAGCAGTGGTGTCACAAGCTATCTAAACCAGTGGCATGTATTGGTGTTcttccacaaaacatttttatacgGTATGTATATGCCTGCTAATGCTATTGGATA
This genomic window from Xyrauchen texanus isolate HMW12.3.18 chromosome 11, RBS_HiC_50CHRs, whole genome shotgun sequence contains:
- the LOC127652186 gene encoding carbohydrate sulfotransferase 12-like, translated to MRLLRRFMCFLLLGTVFILFFIKVFLDDDGRDGTFYLHMASSPAFPTSMMSTEHWMSGNKRYKFIWNTVLKEPPDLNFSSDQSKKLSLSNPNQMPITAFFKYPLEDQGPYKVKLSPSQSFPAHLKLRQANRRRIIREICLANSSLNFPGKFKTFDQIPKQALDHLIVDDRHGVIYCFVPKVACTNWKRIMIVLSQNLKTSDGASYRDPLTITAEFSHSPTHHLTFNKFQRRFGRASRHLMLQKLKNYTKFLFVRDPIVRLMSAFRNKFAQPNEDFYKQFGTIMLQQYANLSTPPGSAQEAFAAGIRPSFLNFVKYLLDADTEKKEPFNEHWQQVYRLCHPCQIEYDFVGKLETLDEDAEHLLKILGIDNQIKFPPGFRNRTSANWEQEWFANISLDDRRKLYKLYEPDFKLFGYDKPETLLCKPGLNTNDKTTNCSNVS